One genomic segment of Capricornis sumatraensis isolate serow.1 chromosome X, serow.2, whole genome shotgun sequence includes these proteins:
- the ZNF157 gene encoding LOW QUALITY PROTEIN: zinc finger protein 157 (The sequence of the model RefSeq protein was modified relative to this genomic sequence to represent the inferred CDS: inserted 2 bases in 1 codon; substituted 1 base at 1 genomic stop codon), with the protein MPANGKSPQRFPALVPGKPGGSFEGSVSFEDVAVDFTRQEWHRLDLAQRTMHRDVMLENYSNLASVGLCVAKPEMIFKLERGEELWMLEEESSDHGYTGSFSLPGANSSVWGNSLRHDSDLPHRKIQTLDQTVEYQKAFYKRTSFVGHKRTHIGERNFECNECGKTYCRKSNLIEHLRIHTGERPYKCGECAKTFSARSYLIAHQKTHTGEKPFECDECGKSFGRKSQLILHQRTHTGERPYECTECGKTFSEKATLMIHQRTHTGEKPYECGECGKTFRVKISLTQHERTHTGEKPYECGACGKNFGAKKSLNQHQRIHTGEKPYKCGECGKFFRLKMTLNNHQRTHTGEKPYQCNECGKSFSVHSSLGIHQRIHTGEKPYECNKCGNAFYVKARLIEHQRMHSGEKPYECSECGKIFSMKKSLCQHQRTHTGEKLCEXRNALSVKVCLIXTQERPFECQECGKGFCQKAHLTEHERTHLGQPLPCTVEKASLRRLPSPFDQALWAI; encoded by the exons GGATCCGTGTCATTCGAGGATGTGGCTGTGGATTTTACCCGACAGGAGTGGCACAGACTGGATCTTGCCCAGAGGACCATGCACAGGGATGTAATGCTGGAGAACTACAGCAACCTGGCATCTGTGG GCCTCTGCGTGGCCAAACCAGAGATGATCTTCAAGTTGGAGCGAGGGGAAGAACTGTGGATGTTAGAGGAGGAATCCTCAGACCATGGTTACACAG gctctTTTTCACTGCCAGGTGCCAACAGTTCTGTTTGGGGTAATTCCCTCAGGCATGATAGTGACCTTCCGCATCGGAAGATTCAAACTTTGGATCAAACTGTTGAATATCAGAAAGCCTTCTACAAGAGAACGAGCTTTGTTGGACACAAAAGAACACACATAGGAGAGAGAAACTttgaatgtaatgaatgtgggaaaACTTACTGCAGGAAATCAAACCTTATTGAACATCTGAGAATACACACAGGGGAGAGACCCTATAAATGTGGTGAATGTGCAAAAACCTTTAGTGCAAGATCATACCTCATTGCTCATCAGAAAACTCACACAGGAGAGAAGCCCTTTGAATGTGATGAATGTGGAAAATCTTTTGGCAGGAAGTCACAACTCATTCTACATCAGAGAACACACACAGGAGAGAGACCCTATGAATGTACTGAGTGTGGGAAAACCTTTTCTGAGAAGGCAACCCTCATGATTCATCAGAGAACTCACACAggggagaaaccctatgaatgtggCGAATGTGGGAAAACATTTCGTGTTAAGATATCTCTTACTCAACATGAGCGAACTCACACAggggagaaaccctatgaatgtggTGCTTGTGGGAAAAACTTTGGTGCAAAAAAATCCCTAAACCAACATCAAAGAATTCATACAGGTGAGAAACCCTATAAATGTGGTGAATGTGGGAAatttttcagattgaagatgaCTCTCAATAATCACCAGAGAACTCATACGGGTGAAAAACCCTACCAGTGTAATGAATGTGGGAAATCTTTCAGTGTGCACTCATCTCTTGGAATACATCAGCGaattcacacaggagagaaaccttatgaatgtaaCAAATGTGGTAATGCCTTCTATGTCAAAGCACGCCTCATTGAACATCAGAGAATGCATTCAGGAgaaaaaccctatgaatgtagTGAATGTGGAAAAATCTTCAGTATGAAGAAATCCCTTTGTCAACACCAGAGAactcacacaggagagaaacttTGTGAATGAAGAAATGCCCTCTCTGTGAAAGTATGCCTCAT AACACAGGAGAGACCCTTTGAATGTCAAGAATGTGGGAAAGGTTTCTGCCAGAAGGCACACCTCACAGAACATGAGAGAACTCACTTAGGCCAGCCCTTGCCTTGTACTGTGGAGAAAGCTTCTCTGAGAAGACTCCCCTCACCATTTGATCAAGCCCTTTGGGCCATCTGA